A region of Corvus cornix cornix isolate S_Up_H32 chromosome 3, ASM73873v5, whole genome shotgun sequence DNA encodes the following proteins:
- the LOC120411706 gene encoding tenascin-like: MEHPGKGACAPGRVAVPRKGACAQGGWLCPRGGWLCPGKGGCAPGRVAVPREGWLCPGKGGCAQEGCLCPGKGACAQGRVPVPQGRVPVPREGCLCPGKGACAQEGCLCPREGWLCPGKGGCAPGKGGCAPGRVAVPQGRVAVPREGCLCPGKGACAPGKGACAQEGGCAQGRVPVPQGRVPVPQGRVPVPRKGGCAQEGWLCPRLLSHNIHWLSRCHGKGRARAQLQQVVTVGCSGSPSSRAQDGCGSPQRRGWMRHFQHPSAACTAGGVREPPELSLHLRRCRGAFPAQTGRAGSTRGVAGPRCVSVAFGVRVSHRGCSSGTGAGPGAARGAGLGLPFVVVELFFWGSGLAVFPRGGGCGSVPGSWTR; encoded by the exons ATGGAGCATCCCGGGAAGG GTGCCTGTGCCCCGGGAagggtggctgtgcccaggaagggtgcctgtgcccagggagggtggctgtgccccaggggagggtggctgtgcccagggaagggTGGCTGTGCCCCGGGAAGGGTGGCTGTGCCCCGGGAAGGGTGGCTGTGCCCCGGGAagggtggctgtgcccaggaagggtgcctgtgcccagggaagggtgcctgtgcccagggaagggTGCCTGTGCCCCAGGGAAGGGTGCCTGTGCCCCGGGAAGGGTGCCTGTGCCCCGGGAAGGGTGCCTGTGCCCAGGAAGGGTGCCTGTGCCCCAGGGAAGGGTGGCTGTGCCCCGGGAAGGGTGGCTGTGCCCCAGGGAAGGGTGGCTGTGCCCCGGGAAGGGTGGCTGTGCCCCAGGGAAGGGTGGCTGTGCCCCGGGAAGGGTGcctgtgcccagggaagggtgcctgtgccccagggaagggtgcctgtgcccaggaaggtggctgtgcccagggaagggTGCCTGTGCCCCAGGGAAGGGTGCCTGTGCCCCAGGGAAGGGTGCCTGTGCCCAGGAagggtggctgtgcccaggaagGGTGGCTGTGCCCCAGGCTGCTTTCCCACAACATCCATTGGTTGTCCCGGTGCCATGGCAAGGGACGGGCCCgggcccagctccagcaggtgGTCACGGTGGGATGCTCTGGAAGCCcttccagcagagcacaggacGGGTGCGGGAGCCCCCAGCGCAGGGGATGGATGAGGCACTTCCAACATCCAAGTGCCGCTTGCACCGCCGGCGGCGTCCGGGAGCCTCCCGAGCTCTCCCTCCACCTCCGGCGCTGCCGAGGAGCTTTCCCAGCACAgactgggagggctgggagcacgCGGGGTGTCGCTGGTCCCCGGTGTGTGTCTGTGGCGTTCGGTGTCCGTGTGTCGCACCGGGGCTGTTCCTCGGGGACTGGGGCTGGGCCGGGCGCGGCccgcggggctgggctggggcttcCTTTCGTTGTTGTTGAACTGTTCTTTTGGGGTTCAGGTTTGGCCGTTTTTCCGCGGGGAGGGGGGTGCGGGTCTGTTCCGGGTTCATGGACAAGGTGA